A single genomic interval of Romboutsia ilealis harbors:
- the gpmI gene encoding 2,3-bisphosphoglycerate-independent phosphoglycerate mutase — protein MKKPVALIIMDGFGESKNLDGNAIASSNTPNLDKIMNEYPHTLIQASGLDVGLPDGQMGNSEVGHTNIGAGRIVYQDLTRVSKAIEDGDFFKNEVLLKAMENAKEHSLHLMGLLSNGGVHSHIDHLKALIKMAKENGVENVFVHAFTDGRDVDPRSALEFVEDVENYMKEVGVGKIASLSGRYYAMDRDKRWERVCLAYEAMVNGKGNTATSAKEAIEKSYAEDKNDEFIVPTVIVEDGKPLGLIKEDDSIVFGNFRPDRAREITRAIVDTDFAGFERPNMKTFFVCLTTYDVTIKNVNVAFKPQSLENTLGEYLSSKGKSQLRAAETEKYAHVTFFFNGGVEEPNDGEDRLLVPSPKVATYDLQPEMSAYELTDKLLSKIDEDRYDLIVVNYANPDMVGHTGVIKAAVKAVEAVDTCVGKVVDKILSKGGKAIITADHGNAEYMWDANTESTVTAHSTNPVPFMVVGEELKDAKLKEDGRLSDIAPTILDMMNLEQPEQMTGHSLIK, from the coding sequence GTAGGTCTTCCAGATGGACAAATGGGTAACTCAGAAGTTGGTCATACTAACATCGGTGCAGGAAGAATAGTATATCAAGATTTAACTAGAGTTAGTAAAGCTATAGAAGATGGAGATTTCTTCAAAAATGAAGTTTTACTAAAGGCTATGGAAAATGCAAAAGAACATTCTCTTCACTTAATGGGATTATTATCTAATGGTGGAGTACACTCTCATATAGACCATTTAAAAGCTTTAATAAAAATGGCTAAAGAAAATGGCGTAGAAAATGTATTTGTTCATGCATTTACAGATGGAAGAGACGTAGATCCAAGAAGTGCTCTGGAATTTGTAGAAGATGTAGAAAACTACATGAAGGAAGTTGGAGTAGGAAAAATAGCTTCACTTTCTGGTAGATACTATGCTATGGACAGAGATAAGAGATGGGAAAGAGTATGCCTTGCATATGAAGCTATGGTTAATGGAAAAGGAAATACAGCAACTTCTGCTAAAGAAGCAATAGAAAAATCTTATGCTGAGGACAAAAATGATGAGTTCATTGTTCCTACAGTTATAGTTGAAGATGGTAAGCCATTAGGACTTATAAAAGAAGATGATTCTATAGTATTTGGTAACTTTAGACCAGATAGAGCTAGAGAAATAACTAGAGCTATAGTTGATACTGATTTTGCTGGATTTGAAAGACCAAACATGAAGACATTCTTCGTATGCTTAACTACATACGATGTAACTATAAAAAATGTAAATGTAGCATTTAAACCACAAAGTTTAGAAAATACATTAGGTGAATATTTATCGTCAAAAGGGAAGAGCCAATTAAGAGCTGCTGAAACTGAAAAGTATGCTCACGTTACATTCTTCTTTAATGGTGGAGTAGAAGAACCAAATGATGGTGAAGATAGATTATTAGTTCCATCTCCAAAGGTTGCAACTTATGACTTACAACCAGAGATGAGTGCTTATGAATTAACAGATAAATTATTATCTAAAATAGATGAAGATAGATATGATTTAATCGTAGTAAACTACGCTAATCCTGATATGGTAGGGCATACAGGTGTTATAAAAGCAGCTGTTAAAGCTGTAGAAGCTGTTGATACTTGCGTAGGAAAAGTAGTAGATAAAATACTTTCTAAAGGTGGGAAGGCAATAATAACTGCTGACCATGGTAACGCAGAGTATATGTGGGATGCAAATACAGAGTCAACTGTAACAGCTCACTCAACTAATCCAGTACCATTTATGGTAGTAGGGGAAGAATTAAAAGATGCAAAATTAAAAGAAGATGGTAGGTTATCAGATATTGCACCTACAATCTTAGATATGATGAACTTAGAGCAACCAGAACAAATGACTGGTCACTCTTTAATAAAATAA
- the eno gene encoding phosphopyruvate hydratase, giving the protein MSVIELVYAREVLDSRGNPTVEVEVALESGAVGRAIVPSGASTGAFEAVELRDGDKGRYIGKGVEKAVANVNEIIAPELEGMDAFDQPAVDALMIELDGTHNKGKLGANAILGVSMAVARAAAEELGLPLFQYIGGVNAKQLPVPMMNILNGGEHADNSVDVQEFMILPVGAKSFREGLRMGAEVFHSLKKVLSDRGLACGVGDEGGFAPNLGSNREALELIVEAIEKAGYKPGDDVRLGLDVAATEMYDKETKLYDLKHEGKKLTAEQMVDLYEEWVNNFPIVTIEDGLDEEDWDGWKVLTERLGKKVQLVGDDLFVTNTERLERGIEAGVANSILIKVNQIGTITETLDAIEMAKRAGYTAVISHRSGETEDTTIADLAVAVNAGQIKTGAPSRTDRVAKYNQLLRIEEMVGEQARYCGMNSFYNLKKESVLVK; this is encoded by the coding sequence ATGTCAGTTATAGAATTAGTATATGCAAGAGAAGTATTAGATTCAAGAGGGAACCCAACTGTAGAGGTTGAAGTAGCATTAGAAAGTGGAGCAGTAGGAAGAGCTATAGTTCCATCAGGAGCTTCTACAGGAGCTTTCGAAGCAGTTGAATTAAGAGATGGTGACAAAGGAAGATACATAGGAAAAGGTGTAGAAAAGGCTGTTGCTAACGTAAATGAAATAATAGCTCCAGAATTAGAAGGAATGGATGCTTTTGATCAACCTGCAGTAGATGCTTTAATGATAGAATTAGATGGAACTCACAACAAAGGTAAATTAGGGGCTAATGCAATACTTGGTGTTTCTATGGCTGTTGCTAGAGCGGCTGCTGAAGAATTAGGATTACCATTATTCCAATACATAGGTGGAGTTAACGCTAAGCAATTACCAGTACCAATGATGAACATATTAAACGGTGGAGAACATGCTGATAACAGTGTTGACGTTCAAGAGTTCATGATATTACCAGTAGGAGCTAAGTCATTCAGAGAAGGATTAAGAATGGGTGCAGAAGTATTCCACTCATTAAAGAAAGTTCTTTCAGATAGAGGATTAGCTTGTGGTGTAGGTGACGAAGGTGGATTCGCTCCAAACTTAGGATCAAACAGAGAAGCTTTAGAATTAATAGTTGAAGCTATAGAAAAAGCTGGATACAAGCCAGGAGATGACGTAAGATTAGGTCTTGACGTTGCTGCTACAGAAATGTACGATAAAGAAACTAAACTTTATGATTTAAAACACGAAGGTAAAAAATTAACTGCTGAACAAATGGTTGATTTATACGAAGAGTGGGTTAACAACTTCCCAATAGTAACAATAGAAGACGGTTTAGATGAAGAAGACTGGGATGGATGGAAAGTATTAACTGAAAGATTAGGAAAGAAAGTACAATTAGTTGGAGACGACTTATTCGTTACTAACACAGAAAGATTAGAAAGAGGAATAGAAGCTGGTGTTGCTAACTCTATATTAATAAAAGTTAACCAAATAGGTACAATAACTGAAACTTTAGATGCTATAGAAATGGCTAAGAGAGCTGGATACACTGCAGTTATATCTCACAGATCAGGAGAAACAGAAGATACAACTATAGCTGACTTAGCAGTAGCTGTAAACGCTGGACAAATAAAAACTGGTGCTCCATCAAGAACTGATAGAGTTGCTAAATACAACCAATTATTAAGAATAGAAGAAATGGTTGGAGAGCAAGCTAGATACTGTGGAATGAATTCTTTCTACAACTTAAAGAAAGAATCTGTTCTTGTAAAATAA
- the secG gene encoding preprotein translocase subunit SecG has translation MSNILMGVQVVLAIVLILSIMPQDTKSAVPSQYGGEGNQSYFKPKGKEAFLGRMTKIAAVLFFINAIAMLLVK, from the coding sequence ATAAGTAATATACTAATGGGAGTGCAAGTAGTACTAGCAATAGTTCTTATATTAAGTATAATGCCACAAGATACAAAGAGTGCAGTTCCTTCGCAATATGGTGGAGAAGGAAACCAAAGCTACTTCAAACCAAAGGGAAAAGAAGCATTCCTTGGAAGGATGACAAAAATAGCAGCAGTATTATTCTTTATAAATGCAATAGCTATGCTTTTAGTTAAATAA
- a CDS encoding DUF4097 family beta strand repeat-containing protein codes for MRNSNAKLRIAIWSVITVVLIGLLINCTSNSKFYIFDRLSNLIDFRNYGIFKHLSQGEIKEINEYTSKIDDIKEIKFDLSIDTVIVSESNEKYVKIIEKSNYKLENDEKLKVSKNGNTIEVSRNEINVRKKFNNIYRTVEIYLPKDYRNNLVLNNELGDVYIESPFNLEKLEINQNTGDLNINFNIVCNEFISHVATGDIDIANIYVTKYYIQTNVGDIDIKRLNGFGDIRSNIGDIECNINEIGGDIYIESNTGDVDIFLNKDCNFNLNAKYNIGDFDTDLEFGDFKQNKKNIIAKVGDNPFNNINIKCNIGDLEINSK; via the coding sequence ATGAGAAATAGCAATGCTAAATTAAGAATTGCAATATGGTCAGTAATAACGGTAGTTTTAATTGGACTTCTAATAAATTGTACTTCAAATAGTAAATTTTATATTTTCGATAGATTATCTAACCTTATAGACTTTAGGAACTATGGAATTTTTAAGCACCTAAGTCAAGGTGAGATAAAAGAAATTAATGAATATACATCAAAGATAGATGATATAAAAGAAATTAAATTTGATTTAAGTATAGACACAGTAATAGTGTCAGAAAGTAATGAAAAATATGTAAAAATAATAGAAAAATCTAATTATAAATTAGAGAATGATGAAAAACTAAAAGTATCTAAAAATGGAAATACGATAGAAGTATCAAGGAACGAAATAAATGTTAGAAAAAAATTTAATAATATATATAGAACAGTAGAGATTTATTTACCAAAAGATTATAGAAATAATTTAGTATTAAATAATGAATTAGGAGACGTATACATTGAATCTCCTTTTAATTTAGAAAAGCTTGAAATAAATCAAAATACAGGTGATTTAAATATAAATTTCAATATAGTTTGTAATGAATTTATATCACATGTAGCTACAGGAGACATAGATATAGCAAATATTTACGTAACAAAATATTATATACAGACTAATGTTGGTGATATTGATATTAAGAGATTAAATGGTTTTGGTGATATAAGGTCAAATATAGGAGATATAGAATGTAATATAAATGAAATTGGTGGGGACATATATATAGAATCAAACACAGGTGATGTAGATATATTTTTAAATAAAGATTGCAACTTTAATTTAAATGCAAAGTATAATATTGGAGATTTTGACACTGATTTGGAGTTTGGAGATTTTAAACAAAATAAAAAAAATATAATTGCTAAAGTTGGAGATAATCCTTTTAATAACATAAATATAAAATGCAATATAGGTGATTTAGAAATAAACAGTAAATAA
- the rnr gene encoding ribonuclease R, protein MLPGLKERLLGLINDPAYTPLKKEELALIFDIHPTEMPMFYNFLEELEEDGYIGKTKKGKIASPKSMGYFVGKFVAHRKGFGFVESDEEYTQDLFIPAADVNGAMHNDRVVAEITKPATDERRAEGAIIKVLEREITKVVGEFQSNKTFGFVIADEKKFNQDIYIPKKYFSGAKDGDKVVVQITIWPQAGRKPEGKIIEVLGPKGEKEVEILSIIRAHGLPEEFPKKVLEEAQKVAVPIPQEEIDRRLDIRDLNIFTIDGEDAKDLDDAISIERLSNGNFKLGVHIADVTHYVHEKSKLDKEALKRATSVYLVDTVIPMLPKTLSNGVCSLNPHEDKLTLSVFMEIDRKGNVKQYDIKETIINSKARMTYTEVSDILENDDEELKAKYSHVAEDFKTAEVLARILMDRRSKRGAIDFDFPEAKIILTPEGKVSDIKEYERRISNRIIEEFMLITNETVAEHYFWLNIPFVYRIHETPSPEKMQELGKFVSTFGYTIKGELEEVHPKALQSIINAIKGKREEEAISTIMLRSLKQARYSPECSGHFGLAAKYYSHFTSPIRRYPDLQIHRIMKEHLNNKINKKRQEQLVNIVDYASTQSSERERAADLAERDVKDYYKAVYMEDKVGEEFDGVVSSVTSFGMFIELPNTVEGLSRLANMGDDYYIYDEMTYTIIGERTRKTYRIGDPVRIKVDNVNVDLREIDFKILYKLEDRPQVEEQDKPFDEIEE, encoded by the coding sequence ATGTTACCTGGACTTAAAGAACGTTTATTAGGACTAATAAATGATCCAGCATATACACCTTTAAAAAAGGAAGAACTAGCTTTAATATTTGACATACATCCAACAGAGATGCCTATGTTTTATAATTTCTTAGAAGAATTAGAAGAAGACGGATACATAGGAAAAACTAAAAAAGGAAAAATAGCATCACCTAAATCAATGGGGTACTTCGTAGGTAAATTCGTAGCTCATAGGAAAGGATTCGGATTTGTTGAGTCAGACGAAGAATACACACAAGACTTATTTATACCAGCAGCTGATGTAAATGGTGCTATGCACAACGATAGAGTTGTAGCAGAAATAACAAAACCTGCAACTGATGAAAGAAGAGCAGAAGGTGCAATAATAAAAGTACTTGAAAGAGAAATAACTAAAGTAGTTGGTGAATTCCAATCAAACAAAACTTTTGGATTCGTAATTGCCGATGAAAAGAAATTCAATCAAGATATATATATACCTAAAAAATACTTCAGTGGAGCAAAAGACGGAGATAAAGTTGTTGTTCAAATAACTATATGGCCACAAGCTGGAAGAAAGCCAGAAGGTAAAATAATAGAAGTATTAGGGCCAAAAGGTGAAAAGGAAGTTGAAATACTTTCTATAATAAGAGCACATGGGCTTCCTGAAGAATTTCCTAAAAAGGTATTAGAAGAAGCTCAAAAAGTAGCAGTACCAATACCACAAGAAGAAATTGATAGAAGATTAGATATAAGAGATTTAAATATATTCACTATAGATGGTGAAGATGCAAAAGACTTAGATGACGCAATATCTATAGAAAGATTATCTAACGGAAACTTCAAATTAGGTGTTCACATTGCAGACGTTACACATTATGTACATGAAAAAAGTAAATTAGATAAAGAAGCCTTAAAAAGAGCAACATCTGTTTACTTAGTAGATACAGTAATCCCAATGTTACCGAAAACTCTTTCAAATGGAGTTTGTAGTTTAAATCCTCATGAAGATAAACTTACATTATCAGTATTTATGGAAATAGATAGAAAAGGTAATGTAAAACAATACGATATAAAAGAAACAATAATAAATTCTAAAGCTAGAATGACTTATACAGAAGTATCAGACATACTAGAGAATGATGATGAAGAATTAAAGGCTAAATATTCTCATGTAGCAGAAGATTTTAAAACTGCTGAAGTATTAGCAAGAATATTAATGGATAGAAGAAGTAAAAGAGGAGCAATAGATTTTGACTTCCCAGAAGCTAAAATAATATTAACTCCAGAAGGCAAAGTTTCTGATATAAAAGAATACGAAAGAAGAATATCTAATAGAATAATAGAAGAGTTCATGCTTATAACAAATGAAACAGTAGCAGAACATTATTTCTGGTTAAATATACCTTTTGTTTACAGAATACATGAAACTCCATCGCCTGAAAAAATGCAAGAACTAGGCAAGTTTGTATCTACATTTGGATATACTATAAAAGGTGAATTAGAAGAAGTTCATCCAAAAGCACTACAATCAATAATAAATGCAATAAAAGGAAAAAGAGAAGAAGAAGCTATAAGTACAATAATGCTACGTTCATTAAAGCAAGCTAGATATTCACCAGAATGTAGCGGACACTTTGGATTAGCAGCTAAGTACTATAGCCACTTTACTTCTCCAATAAGAAGATATCCAGACCTTCAAATACACAGAATAATGAAGGAACATTTAAATAATAAAATAAATAAGAAAAGACAAGAACAACTTGTAAATATAGTAGACTATGCATCAACTCAATCATCAGAAAGAGAAAGAGCTGCGGACTTAGCTGAAAGAGATGTTAAAGACTATTACAAAGCTGTTTATATGGAAGATAAGGTTGGAGAAGAATTTGACGGAGTTGTATCAAGTGTAACTTCATTTGGTATGTTTATAGAATTACCTAACACTGTTGAAGGATTATCTAGACTTGCAAATATGGGTGATGACTATTATATTTATGACGAAATGACATATACTATAATAGGAGAGCGTACAAGAAAGACATATAGAATAGGTGATCCTGTTAGAATAAAAGTTGACAATGTAAATGTAGATTTAAGAGAAATAGACTTTAAGATACTTTACAAATTAGAAGATAGACCACAAGTTGAAGAGCAAGATAAACCTTTTGATGAGATAGAAGAATAA
- the smpB gene encoding SsrA-binding protein SmpB, with product MAGTKTLATNRKARHEYFIEETYECGIELKGTEVKSIRQGKVNLTDGYASVDNSEVFIKQVHISPYEQGNRFNVDPLRVRKLLLHKHEIRKLIGATTVKGYSLIPLSMYLKNGKVKVELALAKGKKLHDKRQDLAKKDAQRTIERELRGKY from the coding sequence ATGGCAGGAACTAAAACATTAGCTACAAACAGAAAAGCAAGACATGAGTATTTTATAGAAGAAACTTATGAATGTGGTATCGAATTAAAAGGTACAGAAGTAAAATCAATCAGACAAGGAAAAGTAAACTTAACTGATGGATATGCATCTGTAGATAATAGCGAAGTATTTATAAAACAAGTTCATATAAGCCCATACGAGCAAGGAAACAGATTTAATGTTGACCCTTTAAGAGTAAGAAAATTGTTACTTCATAAGCATGAAATAAGAAAGCTTATAGGGGCTACAACAGTTAAAGGATACTCATTAATTCCTTTAAGCATGTATCTTAAAAATGGTAAAGTTAAAGTTGAATTAGCTTTAGCAAAAGGTAAAAAGTTACACGATAAACGTCAAGACTTAGCTAAAAAAGATGCTCAAAGAACTATAGAAAGAGAGCTTAGAGGAAAATACTAA